Within candidate division WOR-3 bacterium, the genomic segment GTGAATACTATCTCGAACCGGGACAGAGACCTATTCCCACTAGTGTAGACACCTTCATCTACACGCCACCCAATCGCACCATATATGAATCCGAGAATCCATTCCCTGAGACCCTTTACCGTGTGATATCCACCCAAAATTTCAGAGGATACAAAATCGTTCTGATTCAACTTTGTCCTATTAAGTATATCCCTGCAAGAAGAAAAATATTCTACTACCCGAATATCAATGTGACAATCGAAACCAAAAAGGTTCGGGACGAAAATCCCTTTTATCGAGGACTCCCCAGAGATCGAGAAGCAGTAGAATCGATGATAGACAACCCTGAAATACTGAAACAATACCCGGAGTTGGACGAATCTCACCTGAAGCATAACCCTCTCCCTGAGGGCAAATGGGATATGATTATTATCACTGACACCACGCTTAAATCCGTATTCAATAATTATGCTACTTGGCGTACGACTCATAGAGGTATTCGCACAATAGTCTACGACATCGCCACCATCTTAGCAAATTACTCAGGTTATGATAACGCGGAGAAGGTACGCAACTTCATTATCGACGCGTACAATGATTGGGGTATTCAATACGCCCTTCTTGGTGGAGACGTTGACATTGTTCCCCATCGGTTATTGCGTTCTGAGTTGTGGGGTGGTGAGAATATTCCGGCCGACATCTACTACGCTGGGCTTGATGGAACCTGGGACACCGATGGTGATCATATCTATGGAGAAACGACCCCTGCCGATGAAGCCGATCTTTTTGCCGAAGTTTACGTAGGTCGTGCACCGGTCAACACTGTTACCGAAGCTCAGAATTTCTGTGATAAGATACGTTCCTACGAGGAGAGTGGTCTAGATACTGTCCGCTGCGACTGGCTGTTCTTTTCTACAATTCTGAGCTCAAGCGGCCAAACCTATGGTGGAGTATACAAAGACGACACCGAAACTAAAGAACTACATCCACCTCACGGATTCAATATTACA encodes:
- a CDS encoding C25 family cysteine peptidase gives rise to the protein MKRKLSILSMREQGSYMILLLMAILGSGAFAQEARTMVQYSSELPTIDTLSIPIAERGPWRVFNRITVPGFHNYGDAGEPVLPYKTARILLPPGHEVESIRVILGEEISLEGEYYLEPGQRPIPTSVDTFIYTPPNRTIYESENPFPETLYRVISTQNFRGYKIVLIQLCPIKYIPARRKIFYYPNINVTIETKKVRDENPFYRGLPRDREAVESMIDNPEILKQYPELDESHLKHNPLPEGKWDMIIITDTTLKSVFNNYATWRTTHRGIRTIVYDIATILANYSGYDNAEKVRNFIIDAYNDWGIQYALLGGDVDIVPHRLLRSELWGGENIPADIYYAGLDGTWDTDGDHIYGETTPADEADLFAEVYVGRAPVNTVTEAQNFCDKIRSYEESGLDTVRCDWLFFSTILSSSGQTYGGVYKDDTETKELHPPHGFNITKVYQYLGGTSAQVISALNAGQRVGNSCGHGHTGGFGMLTSTNVDNLTNTHYCLIYTWACWTNAFDQTTDCIGEHFLYTKHGAFAYIGNSRYGWYQNSGDASGPSHDFE